The genomic region CCAGACCATCCACCAGGTCCTCCAGGGTGATATCCAATTCCTGGGCAAATTTTAGGGGATCTTGATTTATTAAATTCGGTATGCTGGCCCCTTCAAAATTACCCCGGGGGGTAATATCATAATAACGGCAAAACAGCTGGCCATCAATTTGCCCTAAAACTTGCTCAACCTCCTGCGGGTGCCATACATAAAATTTACCTTCAACACCTTCTGAATCAGCATCTTCAGCGGAATAAAAACCGCCCTCCGGAGCAGTCATATCCCTTAATACATAGGTAAATATTTCCTTAGCCACCCGGCTAAACCGGGGGTTACGGTTAATCTGGTAAGTTTCTAAAAAGGCAATGGCCAGCAATGCGTTGTCATAAAGCATCTTTTCAAAGTGGGGAACTAACCACCGGCGGTCGGTGGAATAGCGGGAAAAACCAAAACCGATGTGGTCATAAATCCCGCCCCGGTGCATGGCATCCAGCGTGTCTTCCACCATGGTCAAGGCTTTTTTTTGGCTTGTTTTTTTCCAGCAGCGCAGTAACAACATCAAGTTATGGGGGGTGGGGAACTTAGGCGGATTACCAAAACCGCCGTATGTACTGTCAAAATGCCGGGCAAACAACAGGTAAGCTTTATCCAGCACCTCCGGAGACAATTGACCCGGGGCGGTAGCAGTTTTCATATTAAGCCTGGCCATAAGCTGGTCACTGATTCCCAGTAACTGCTGGCGGTTCTTGGCCCATAAATCAGCAATTTGCTGCAAAATATCTATTAAACCAGGCTTACCGTAATTACTGTTTTTAGGAAAATATGTACCGGCAAAAAAGGGCTTTTGATCGGGAGTCATAATTATATTTAAAGGCCATCCCCCCTGCCCGGTTAAGGCTTGGCAGACCGTCATATAGATTTGGTCAATATCCGGCCGTTCTTCTCGATCAACCTTAATGGCGACATAATATTTATTTAAAACTTCAGCTACGTCCTCCGACTCAAAGGACTCTCGTTCCATCACATGGCACCAGTGGCAGGTGGAGTACCCGATGGAGAGAAACACTGGTTTGTTCTCCCGCTTCGCCTTCTCGAAAGCCTCCTCTCCCCACGGATACCAGTCTACGGGGTTATAAGCATGTTGCAGGAGATATGGCGATTTCTCATGTATTAAACGATTAGGCTTATGTTCGGTTCGCTCCAAAAGTGCACCTCCTAAAGTAGGTTTTACGTTATTTATAACCAATATGCAACTAAAAGGACACTGGCCGTGTTGGTCAATGTCCTGACTTCATTTTACAATCCCGTTTCTCAACTGTCATAGTTAAACTGCCATCCAATTCCAAACTTATCTGTGAGATTGCCGTAGCATTTGCTCCAAAATGTTTCTTGAAGGTCCATACCTACAGTGCCGCCTTTTTTCAGTTTACTAAATATAGATTTAATTTCATCCATGTTCTTACTTGCAATTGTAAGGCTGATGTTGTTTCCAACAACAAAGGGCATACCAGGAAGAACATCAGAAAACATAACAGTGCTTCCATTAATGTTAAGCCGTGCGTGCATGACTAAATTTTTCGCTTCCTCTGGAAGGGTAAATTCCGGGTCAGGCGGCATTTGGCCATAGGTCATTATTTGTGGTTGTTCTGTTTCAAAAACCTCTGCGTAAAACTCTAATGCTTCACGACAATTTCCATTAAAATTCAGATATACTTCAACAGCCATTTGCTTAACTCCTTCTTATTAATTGTTCATGATTGATAAATGACTACCTGTAGATGTATTGCAGCTGACACCAGTGGCAGGTGCTATATCCCACCGAAAGGAAGATAGGCTTGTCCTCCTGCCGGGCTTTATCAAAGGCTTCTTTTCATAAGGCAATCTAATCCCCCTTAAAAATTTTTTATTAGTATTCCCCGAAATGACTTTAATTTTTTCCCTCAATTATTAAAAAAAGCCATGGCAGAAAGTAAACTGCCCCGGCTTTTTATTCTTAGAATATTTCATTTAGTTTTATTTCTAATCCTGGAATTAACTGAGTTGTAATGGTATCTTCTTCATCATAAGAACCCAACCATTGCCATTGCTTTTCGCCAACTTTATAGACGTCTATGATTTTGGCATCTATGTCTACGGTCCAGTATTCCTTAACCCCATACTTTAAATAAATCTGACCCTTTTTCTTTTTGTCGTAACTCGCTGTAGAAGGGGATAGTACCTCAATAACAAGATCAGGAGCACCTTGAATATTTAGTTCACCTACAATGTTTAAGCGGTTGTCTGAAATAAAAATAATATCAGGTTGTACCACTTGATCACCAAGTAAAACATCAATAGGGGCGTAATAAACTTCGCCTAAAGGGTTTTGCCTAAGAAAACTTTCAAATTGAAATGAGATTTTCGCACTAACTCTTTGGTGTCTGGGTTTTGGACTTGGAACCATAATTAATTCCCCTCCGATTAATTCATACCGCTGCCCGTCATCTATTTTCATATAATCTTCAATTGTATACTCTCTGTCGTTAAAAATGGTGAGTTCGGTGGCCATTTTCCCCCTGGTTTCTAAAACTTACGCATACTTACTTAAAATATAGCGTAAGTTTTTCACCCGTCCGACTAACGGGCGGCAGTGTCACAGGATTCAACTGCTGGGCCATAAGCTCTCGCTTATGTTCCGGGTGGTTTACCTTGCGGTTCACCACCGTCAGCTTATGCTGTCCGTCCGGCCCGGAAAGGGTGTTACCCTTGCCTCGGTAGTTAACTTTTGACAGCAGCCTTTCACAGCGTGTACTGCTGCCATCACGCAAACTTATGAGAATAGGGTCTTACCCTACACCTAACAGTTCTTTCCGGTGAACCTGCCAGGAAACCAGGCTGTTCACCCCTTTCTTCTTTAGCTGTTTTAATATTGCTTTCTTGACAGCAGACCACTGCTGCCAGTTATTTAACTTTCTAAAGCCTTCTTTTGCTTTAATAAACCTGTCTACCAATCGTTTAGGAATTCTTTCATAGTCAAACCCCAGACCCCTCCGGGCTATCACTAAGGCTGCTGCCTGGTGGTTTGATAACCCGTACTGGTGCTGGTATTTCAGAATTCCTATGACCGAGGTAAAGGCCGGTTTTACCTTTATTACCGGCACACCCTCACGGGCAGCACACCGGTCAATATATGCCAGAAACTTTGACCAGACAAAACCGTGGCTCATACGGTTAAATTTGGCCGTTACGGATTTGTCGTGTTTAAATTTCAAATCTTCTACTGCCAGGGCACCGCCTGTTTCTTTTGCCAGAGCTACTACTTTCTTTGCCTTTTCTCCAATAAGGTTATTCCTCCGGTTGCTTTTGGCATAAGTCCATTCTCCCTGTCTTATCCACTGACTGCCCCGGTACTGTCCCAGGCAGTCTGTTAGGGCAATTCCTAAGCCGTCAGGGTTGGTATCTACCCCAACAGCACCGTGGGCATGATAGGGATCCGGCATATCTTCTTCGATGGTGACATGAATATAGTACCTGCCGTCCTTACGAATTATTTCTACTTGGTAGGAGCTGCCTGTTTTAAGGTAGTCCAAAACCATCTGCCGGTAGTTTCGACCATTGATTTTTCTTGTTTTTTTGGAAGGTTTATGGGCCAGGTAAACCGGAACGGTGATACGCTTATATCTGCCTGTTCCAGTTGGCTCGGCGGCTATATCAAGATAGATTTGACCGTTCATCTCGTACAGGCGTGTATTCAAGTTGCCGCCCTTGGTTTTGTCTCCCCGGGACAGGTAACGGTTGCTTCTTGCTTCCTGCCATTCTTCCCGGGTGATATTGCCCTTACACCTTTCCAGAAACAGTCTCTTTCCTCCGAAAACTATTGTCGGAAAGGTCTTGGCTTCCAGGTGTTTTTGCCAGTCTGCCAGCTTCCTCTGTTCCTTTTCCAGTCGTTTTTGCAGGTTGGCTTTTTTCTTGGACGATTTGGCTTTAGTTATTCGCTTTTGGGTAAACTCTACTTTGGCCAGGGCATTGGCGTAGTGTAACTTGACCAATTCATGCTGGCTTTTGATGGTGCTTTGGGCATCATACACCGCATCGTTGGCCTGGCGGGAGTTGAGGTTAAACTTGACCTGCACGCCTTGGCGGATGTCCTGGTTTCTTTTGCCTTCCAGTAATCTTTTAAAGCTCCACCTGACTGCTGCACAGTAACGGGCCATGAGGTTATCGAGGTAGGCTTGTTGGGTTTCGGTAAGTTCAAGGATTACTCCCATTGCCGTCGTTTTCACCGGCAGCCGCCTCGCTTTCAATGACCTGCACCAGCTTTTTTGCCACTCTACCGCCGCGTTTTCCGTAAAGTCTGGCTGAAAAACCGGTTACTATGGCTATCATGTCTTCTACTCTCTTGACCATCTGTGAAGGGTACTGATGTGCAAATTGTATAATTTTTTAACCTCTTTTGCTGTTAAATATTTTCTCATTATTAACCACCTCTGTTACCATTGTAACATATTGGTTAATAATGGCTATGATTAACTATCTTTGCATAAGTATTTTGGAAGCTGTTTTAACCTCCTTCATCTTCCATTAATAATTAATTATAACACAAAACCTGCTGCCAGCTGGTGTAGTATGACCCGTGCCCAATTCCGGTATTACTGGCCGCTCTATGTAGAAGTAGAAAAAAATTATTAATTTGTCATACTTAGTCCTGGCCCAGCATATGATTATTAGGTAACAAATTTTATAATAATGGGGTGAAGGTATGAACCAGGAGCTAATTAACGAGATTTTGGACAGTATTGGGTTGGAAAGTCTGGTATTGGAAAAGGATAAGCGAAACCAACCGGAGGGTACCACTATAATTTTAAGAAACGCAGAATAAAAACCGGGTGTGGCTTAAGGGTCTACCCGGTTTTAAAATTTAGATATTGTTTTATTATGCGGGTCTAAATATGCCGGTAGCTTCCGAGAAACTTTGGGGCTAATTAAGCAGCAAGAGTTTCCCTGAGCGGCACTTCTAATGGTATAGGCGGTAGATTTCAGTGTGGTACAAAGGTGCGGAGATATTTCAATATTTAATCTGGGGTGGCGCATTTTGTACCTGGTGTTAGCAGGGCAATGCTGACATTTAGCTTGCTGTTGTTTCATGAATTGCAACTGGCGGTCAGTGGGGCGTATGAAGCCCTTGGCACAATGCTCAAAGAAATCCTTAATCCCCAGCGGATCCTCTTCAAAGGGGCAGTTACATACGATTTCCACTGAATCCGGCTTTGCCTTGATGTGGGAAGTGACCAGCTCGCACACCGTCATGCCCAGGGTGCCTTTGGTTTTTAAGGGGCAAGAACAGTTGTTACAATTGTTTGAATCACTTTCTCCACAGGCCTTACGAATATCAACAACCTCTTTAAAATTACGAATTAATGTCATAATGACCTCCAGTGGTGTGAAAATAATTACAATCTATGTGACTTGCCACGGGATAAA from Desulfotomaculum nigrificans DSM 574 harbors:
- a CDS encoding IS200/IS605 family accessory protein TnpB-related protein; the encoded protein is MKTTAMGVILELTETQQAYLDNLMARYCAAVRWSFKRLLEGKRNQDIRQGVQVKFNLNSRQANDAVYDAQSTIKSQHELVKLHYANALAKVEFTQKRITKAKSSKKKANLQKRLEKEQRKLADWQKHLEAKTFPTIVFGGKRLFLERCKGNITREEWQEARSNRYLSRGDKTKGGNLNTRLYEMNGQIYLDIAAEPTGTGRYKRITVPVYLAHKPSKKTRKINGRNYRQMVLDYLKTGSSYQVEIIRKDGRYYIHVTIEEDMPDPYHAHGAVGVDTNPDGLGIALTDCLGQYRGSQWIRQGEWTYAKSNRRNNLIGEKAKKVVALAKETGGALAVEDLKFKHDKSVTAKFNRMSHGFVWSKFLAYIDRCAAREGVPVIKVKPAFTSVIGILKYQHQYGLSNHQAAALVIARRGLGFDYERIPKRLVDRFIKAKEGFRKLNNWQQWSAVKKAILKQLKKKGVNSLVSWQVHRKELLGVG
- a CDS encoding Uma2 family endonuclease translates to MATELTIFNDREYTIEDYMKIDDGQRYELIGGELIMVPSPKPRHQRVSAKISFQFESFLRQNPLGEVYYAPIDVLLGDQVVQPDIIFISDNRLNIVGELNIQGAPDLVIEVLSPSTASYDKKKKGQIYLKYGVKEYWTVDIDAKIIDVYKVGEKQWQWLGSYDEEDTITTQLIPGLEIKLNEIF
- a CDS encoding VOC family protein, which translates into the protein MAVEVYLNFNGNCREALEFYAEVFETEQPQIMTYGQMPPDPEFTLPEEAKNLVMHARLNINGSTVMFSDVLPGMPFVVGNNISLTIASKNMDEIKSIFSKLKKGGTVGMDLQETFWSKCYGNLTDKFGIGWQFNYDS
- a CDS encoding thioredoxin domain-containing protein: MERTEHKPNRLIHEKSPYLLQHAYNPVDWYPWGEEAFEKAKRENKPVFLSIGYSTCHWCHVMERESFESEDVAEVLNKYYVAIKVDREERPDIDQIYMTVCQALTGQGGWPLNIIMTPDQKPFFAGTYFPKNSNYGKPGLIDILQQIADLWAKNRQQLLGISDQLMARLNMKTATAPGQLSPEVLDKAYLLFARHFDSTYGGFGNPPKFPTPHNLMLLLRCWKKTSQKKALTMVEDTLDAMHRGGIYDHIGFGFSRYSTDRRWLVPHFEKMLYDNALLAIAFLETYQINRNPRFSRVAKEIFTYVLRDMTAPEGGFYSAEDADSEGVEGKFYVWHPQEVEQVLGQIDGQLFCRYYDITPRGNFEGASIPNLINQDPLKFAQELDITLEDLVDGLEKCRQLLFAQREKRVHPHKDDKILTSWNGLMIAALARGARVLGDEKYSQAAEKAVDFIYHNLQRADGRLLARYRDGEAAYPAYLDDYAFLIWGLLELYEATFDIKHLEQAVQLTDSMIDLFWDRQNGGFFFYGKDSEQLISRPKEIYDGAIPSGNSVATVNLFRLARLTERNRYEELATKQLQVFAGELEHYPIGYSYFMIAAYLNQEPPTEIVLSGKREDSALKQMIDVVQKEFLPSAVLAVRYEGEAAAQAEELVPLLKDRLPVAGKATAYVCKNFACQPPVTDLDQLMAIISRGN